The following nucleotide sequence is from Pseudobdellovibrionaceae bacterium.
TGCAGCTCCACTTCGGATTCTACGATTTCCATTCTTCTTCCACCCAACACATAACTTGGACGAAGCATCACAGGGTACCCAATTTTAGCGACAATCTTTAAAGCCTCATCGACGTCTGCCGCCATTCCTGACTTGGGAATATTGGCATTACAAGCCTCTACGATTTTAACAAACTGACCACGGTCTTCTGCCAAATCAATAGCGTGTAGGCTAGAACCCAGAATTTGAAATCCCGCCTGTTCTAAAGAAGGAGCCAAACGGATAGGAGTTTGCCCCCCAAGCTGACACACAAATCCTTTAGGGTTTAAAGCTTCACACACCTCGATCACACTTTCAGGATCAAGAGGTTCAAAAAATAAAAAGTCAGACGTATCATAATCCGTAGATACTGTCTCTGGATTGGAGTTGATCATAGCCACTTCATATCCTAATGCCCTAAGAGCCTTCACACTTCTGACACAGCCATAATCAAATTCAATACCCTGACCAATACGGTTGGGGCCACTGCCAATGATGACGATTCTTTCTTTTTGTGATTTCAAAAACACATCTAAACCTTGTGGTTTTTCGCTCCAATAAGTGGAGTAAAAATAAGGTGTTTCTGAAGCAAATTCTCCAGCGCAGGTGTCCACTTGCAAATAACTTGGAGTGATCCCCCAGTTCTTTCTTAAACCTTTCACATCTTGAACGGGAATCTGAACCAATTTGGAAATGGACTTATCTGTAAATCCTAAACGTTTTGCTCGTTTCAGACTGTCTTCAGTGAGCTTTTGACCTCGGATCACCTCTTCAAAATCTACAATCTCTTTAAGCTGTTCCAAAAACCAAGGATGAATGCCCGTCCACTCATTAAGTTCACTCACACTATGACCGCGACGAAAAGCCTCAAACAGGTAGTCCATGCGTTCACTGTTAGGATAACTGACTTTTTCTTTTACAAATTCCACTTCAACTTCGGCCATGTGACCATGTTCAAGAGACACATAAGCTTTGCTAAAGGACTCTTTAAATGTTCTACCGATTCCCATCACCTCACCCACACTTTTCATTTGTGTTGTCAGGTGGTCTTCTGAACCCGTGAACTTCTCGAAGGCAAAACGCGGAATCTTAGTGACCACATAATCCAAAGCGGGTTCATAACACGAAGGTGTGGTTTTGGTGATGTCGTTTTGAATCTCTTCTAGAGTCTGTCCCACAGCCAGAAGTGCTGCAATCTTAGCGATAGGAAATCCCGTGGCTTTACTGGCTAAAGCCGAAGAACGACTCACACGCGGATTCATCTCAATCACAACACGCTCGCGAGTGGTAGGATGCACGGCAAACTGTATGTTTGCCCCGCCTGTCTCTACCCCCACAGCGTTGACAATCTTTTGCGCCTCATCCCGCATCTCTTGATACTCTTTATCTGAAAGAGTCTGTTGAGGCGCGACCGTAATGCTGTCTCCTGTATGCACGCCACAAGGATCAATGTTTTCAATCGAACAGATCACCACAAAGGTGCCATTTTTATCACGCATGATCTCAAGTTCATATTCATACCAACCAAGCAAACTCTGCTCTACTAAAACTTCTGAGGTCGGACTTTCATGCAAGGCATTGGCCAGTTTGGTTTTGTACTCTTCTAAAGAGTACGCCACTCCTCCGCCTGCTCCACCCAAAGTATAATTGGGGCGCAAGATGACTGGAAAATTAAAGTCCTCAATGTCTTTTAACCCCTGTTCAAAGGTAGACACCATCACGCTTTGCGCTTTGGATGCCCCGACTTGGACTAAAATATCATTGAATTTTTCTCGGTCTTCAGCGGCTTGGATCACATCAGGGTTGGCTCCAAGCATTTTAATATTCAAACGGTCAAAGATTCCGTCTTCATAAAGCTCTAAAGCTAAGTTTAAGGCCGTCTGTCCTCCCAATGTAGGAATCACAGCATCTGGTTTTTCTTTTTCTAAAATTTTAAGCAAAAACTTTTTCTTCAGAGGTTCAATATAAACTTTTGAAGCCACATCAGGGTCTGTCATGATGGTAGCGGGGTTAGAGTTCACTAGCACCACCTCCACACCCAAAGAGGTCAGTGCTTTACAAGCTTGTGTGCCTGAATAATCAAACTCACAAGCCTGCCCGATCACAATAGGTCCACTACCAATGATTAAAATCTTTTTGTAGGGAATTGCATTTGCTGAACTCATATTCTTGTTTCTGCCTTTCTATCAAATAAAGGTTCATCAGCGTAAATTTTGCGGACATCCACTTGTTTGAAACGTAAATTTTGAAAGAACCGTCTAAAGATCAAATCCAAAAGCCTGATCTTCATCTCTAAGCGCACCTCAATATTTTTTTCTTTGCGGATCAACTTCACTTTAGAATCAATAAATTTCTCTGAACCTTGAGGGTGAACCGTCAGGTAAGCCCCCGCATACCAATCCTTGTTGTATCTAAAAAGACGGGTTTGGATGTAACGGTTCTTTTCTAAAAGCAGTATGGCATCGGTATTTTTAAAATAAATCTTATCTCGTGTGATCAGATCACGAAAATACACCCATCCTCTACTTTCTTTATAAAAATAATAAATGCTCGATCTAGCTTGTTGCAGACTCTCTTTAAGGTCTTCTGAAATTTCTGGAACTTCATGGACCATAGAAATACAACTGGTCCCTTGGTAAAGAAAATCATACAGATACCAGTCCCTAAATTGAATCCATTTGCTTTCAATATCAATTTGATCTTCATCAAAGGGACCCGCAAAATCCACGTAGGACTGTTTCGCTAAAGTCAGTCGGTCCTGATACCCAGGACCTGAAAAGTGAGTGAAGACTTGATCTAGAAGTTCATTAAATTCAACCACGAACCATCTCCTTCATGAAGTAATCAAATAACAGAGCCGCATCATTGGGCCCTGGGTGACTTTCTGGGTGAAACTGCACACTAAGACATTTTAAACTTTCGCTTTTGATCCCCGACACTGTGTTATCATTAAGGTTCACATGGGTGATTTTAATATCGGCAGCATTGGGCAGAGGGCATTCTGGCATTCTCACCGCATACCCATGGTTTTGTGCTGTCATATAAACCTTATTTAAAACTAAATCTTTGACAGGGTGATTGCTTCCTCTATGTCCAAAGCGCAATTTGAAAGTTTCAAATCCCAGAGCCAAAGATAAAATCTGGTGCCCCATACATATTCCAAAAATAGGTAGCTTCCCCACAAGCTCTCTGACTGTTTGGGGAGCATGCTCGACATCGGCAGGATCACCAGGCCCATTCGTGAGCATCAGTCCATCGGGACTCCACTCCATAATCTCTGCGGCAGAAGTTCTTGAAGGAAACATGCACACTTCTGAACATCTCTGCTGTAATTCACGGATGATGTTCATCTTTGAACCAAAGTCCATCACCGCAATGCGTGGCCCTTGAGGATTTTGACCCTTAAAAGTCGTGGGTTCTTTTACACTGACTAGATTCACCCAGTCTTTTTCTTTTTTACGAGCCTGTTCAATAAGCTGTTTTGATTTTCCAAGAGCCTCTTGGGCGTCTTCAGCTTCGACGATAGCACCCCAAGTGGTGCCCTTTTCTCTGAGAGTCAGAATCAAGGCTCGTGTGTCGACTTCACTCAGCACAGGAACCTGTTTATGGGTTAAACGCTTAAGCCAAGAGTTCTCTCGCGAGGTGTTTTGAATCTCAAGACACACAAAACCCCGAATGTGCACTTGGGAGGACTCCCACACTTCGTCATCTACACCATAGTTACCTTGCATGGGAGCAGAGGCCACCAAGATCTGTGAGAAGTAACTGGGGTCTGTTGCCATCTCTTCGTATCCAGAGTGACTGGTATTGAACACGATTTCTCCAGCACGAGCAGTACCACCGTTCCATTTACCAGAAAACACATCTCCTGTTTCTAATACTAAATATCCCTTACTGCTCATATCTTTTCCTTAGTTAAGAGGGCTTTCATCAGAAACGCTCTGACATAGTGGCCGTTTTCTTTCTGCTGCCAGATCAAAGAATTTTTATGTTCAGCCAAACCAAATTCAAAATCTTCATTACGTAAAAAAGGTCCTGGGTGCATCAGTGGCACGTCATGCTTTTCCAGTAGCTTTTGTGTGATCATATAATCCTTAGATACATCTAAAGCCCCACGCTCTTTCTGTGTTCTTAATCGAATGACCACGTCGGCCCAATCCATAGCTTCGTCCAAATTTGAAAACTTCTGCCAATGAGATTCACCACTCCAGTGTGCAGGGTCAGCGCACTGTCCTAACTCGTACCCTAACTTTTGCGCTATCACTGAATGAGAGTGGGCGACTCGGCTATGCTTCGCATCACCAACAAACAACAGCTTTAAACCCGAAACACGTTCTGTGTCTTTGTACTCCATGATGGTCACCAGATCTAAAAAGGCCTGTGTGGGATGATAAAGTTCACCATAACCCGCGCAGATAATGGGGATAGAGGTGTTTTGATAAAATTGCTCTACGTCAATGTGCTCGCCAGAACGTATGATCAATAAATCAGGGTGATTCATTTCAAAGACTTTCAAAGAGTCTGCAATACTTTCCCCTTTAGACATACTGGTAAAACCGTCCATCTGAAAATAGCTATGTCTAGCCCCTAAACGTTGAGCCGCAGTTTCAAAGCTCACCCGAGTGCGAGTGCTGGGTTCAAAGAAAATTTGAAAGACCAAATAAGGCTGATCTAAGGCTAAGGAACTCCAACCTTTTTGGGCGACCTGTTGTTTTAAAGCCAAAGAAGACCGTAGAATAGACTCAAGGTCACTTGGAGACTCTTGTTTTAAGGAAAATATTTGTGTTAGCATGCTAAAATCACACTCTAGTAAAGTATCCTCGAAGAGTCTAGAGTTTTTTAAAAACTCTATCCCAGCGCAGACTCGACAGATCGCAGAAGTCCATTCTAGGGTTCATTTTTTCGCAGCTGAGCAAGATTCTCCACGCTGGCCCCACCATATTCCCCACAGGCACACTGCCCCACTGCCTGCTGTCACTGGAATGATTACGGTTATCTCCCATAAAAAACAGCTCTCCATCTAGAACAATATGGGTGGTCGTAGGTAGTTCTTCCTGTCCTCGTGCCCTAGACATAGTGAGATAGCGGACCTGCTCAATCTCTTCAGAAAAAAGCTTAAGCCCGTCACTGCCATCGGGGTCAAAAAGCTCTTTATAAGTTTCTTCCCACTTTGGCCCCTCACCATACTCTATCACTTCGATATCATTGATCTTTACAATTTGGTCACCCAGCATTGTGATCTGATCCCCAGGAAGCCCAATCAGTCTTTTGACAAAATAAGGGCCTCCATCTTTAGATTTAAAAACTACAATTTGCCCTCTTTGAGGCAGTCTAGGACCCAATAGCCACGTTTGAGTAAATGGAATTTTGACACCCGTGAAGACTTTTCTTACCACGATATAGTCACCCACATACAGGTTGGGAAACATACTGCCAGAGGGAACCACAAAAGGTTCAAAAAAGAACCAACGCACTGAAAAGAGCAGCAATACAAATAAAATAAGTTTGGATAAAACCTGCCAGAATGTAGGTCGCATTTTAACTCTAGATGGCGCCTTAGTCTCTGTGGTCAACGGTCCTCCTTACGTAGAGATCTTAAACACTCCACTCAGCTCTATGCTTAATGCACTGTATGAAAGAAGCGTGTGCCCCGAATCGTCAATGGATTACAGACACGAATGAGACTAAAGCTCTTATCGCAAGAGAGCCATACAAACATGGCTTTCCCAATTAAGTTTTCATAAGGAACATAACGAAATGCCTCTTTCATGCGACGGCTGTCTTCGGAGTTAATCCGATTATCTCCCATCACAAAGTAATGATTCGGCGGGACTTCATAGGGGCCAAACTCTCCCTCAAAGGCGTCTTTAGGCAGCAGCACACTGTAAGTGTAATCCCCTAAATGCTCTTCCCAGTGAGCATAGTTTTCCATAGGGCCCGCATTGCTATGATCAAAGTCTTTCTCTTTGAGCCAATCCCAATCCGACTTGTGTTTTTCAGGTACAGATTTTTCTACCAGTTCGTCATTCACATACAGATTGCCGTTTTCGTAATACACTTTATCACCAGGCAGTCCTACCACTCTCTTAATGTAGAAGAGGTTATTTTCAGGGTTTCTAAAAACCGCAACCTCTCCACGCTCTGGGCCGCCAAACTTCACCATCCATTTTTTGCTAAATGGAATTCTCACTCCATAAGTGGCTTTATTCACAAAAATATGATCGTTGATCAATAAACTAGGGAGCATACTTCCTGAAGGAATGACGTAGGCTTCAACAAAAATCCACCGAAAGAACAAAGCTACTGCAAATGCCACCACAAATGAGCCAAGGCCCTCTGTCCAAAATTTTTTGTCTTTCATCTTTTGAATCACGCTGGTACTCCTGTTGAATGTCCTCAGTTTAACTGTCAGACTTCAAGACCGCAAGAAAAGCTTTTTGCGGAATTTCAACCTTCCCAATCTGCTTCATGCGCTTTTTACCTTCTTTTTGCTTCTCCAAAAGTTTTCTCTTACGGCTGATATCCCCACCATAACACTTTGCGGTAACATCTTTTCTAAGTGCCCCGATGGTCTCCCTAGCAATGATCTTTGCTCCAATAGCGGCTTGAATGGCCACTTGATACTGCTGACGCGGAATGATCTCTTTGAGTTTTTTAGCCAAGTCACGCCCTCTGGCCTGAGCCTTGGATTTATGCACAATGACCGAAAGCGCATCCACAGGCTCCCCGTTAATCAAAATGTCCATCTTAGATAAATCTGAAATCTTATACTCACTCAGTTCATACTCCATAGAAGCAAAACCCTTAGTCATGGACTTCAAACGGTCATAGAAATCAAACACCATCTCGTTAAGCGGAAGTTCATAAACAATCATCACCTTGTCAGCCAAGATGTACTCCATCTTTTGCTGAATGCCTCGTTTGTCTTCACAAAGTTTAATAATACTTCCCACATATTCTGAAGGAGTGTGCACAGACAAGGTCACATAAGGCTCTTCTACCCTTTCGATACGAGAGGCATCGGGTAAATCAGAAGGGTTTTCAATCTCGTTCATCGTACCATTGGTCTCATAAACTTTGTAAACCACAGTAGGTGATGTGGTGATCAGGTCTAAATTGAATTCTCTTTCCAGTCGCTCTTGCACAATCTCCATGTGTAAGAGACCTAAGAACCCACATCTAAAACCGAAACCTAAAGCCGCTGACTTTTCCGTTTCAAAGGTTAAGGAAGAATCATTCAAAGCGAGCTTTTGCAAAGCCTCCTCTAATTCTTTGAACTGAGGAGTTTCAATAGGGAAGATGCCCGAAAACACCATGGGTTTTGCTTTTTTAAATCCCGCTAGAGCCACTGTGGCTCCCTTTTTACTGGTAGTGATCGTATCCCCGACTTGCACCTGCCTTAAATCCTTAAGGCCACAGATCACAAAGCCCACTTCACCTGCGGTCAGTTCTTGTAACTCTACAGGGTGGGGGGTGAAAACCCCGAGCTTTAGCACCTCATGTGATACTAAATCATTGGCCATAAACTTGATCACATCGCCCTTTTTGATAGAGCCCTCAACCACTCGTATTAAAGTGATGACACCCTGATAAGCATCAAACCACGAATCAAAAATCAAAGCTCTTAAAGGAGCAAGATCATCCGTTTGCGGCGGAGGGATCTTTTTCACCACAGCCTCAAGAATGTCTTGAATCCCAATCTTAGCTTTAGCACTAGCTAAAATCGCTTCAGAGGTATCGAGTCCAATGACATCCTCAATCTGTTCTTTGACCACATCAGGGTTAGCGGCAGGTAAATCAATTTTATTAAGTACAGGAATGATCTCAAGATCGTTATCCAAAGCCAAATACACATTAGCTAGAGTTTGCGCCTCCACACCTTGGGCGGCATCCACGACTAGTAACGCCCCTTCGCAAGCAGCTAGTGAACGTGAGACTTCATAACTAAAATCCACGTGCCCTGGGGTATCAATCAAGTTGATGATATACTCTTTACCATCTAAAGCTTTGTAATTAAGACGTACAGTTTGAGCTTTAATCGTGATCCCACGTTCCCTCTCAATCTCCATACTGTCTAAGTACTGATCCTTAAGTTCACGGTTGGACAAAGCCCCCGTGAACTGCAAAATGCCATCGGCCAAAGTGCTCTTACCATGATCAATATGGGCAATGATTGAAAAGTTACGAATATTTTTAGACATAGGATTTTAAAGCTTCTACCTTATCTAATTTTTCCCATGTAAAGCCTTCGTTTTCACGACCAAAATGGCCGTAAGCAGCAGTCTTTTTATAGATGGGTTTTAACAGGTCAAAGCTTTCAATGATCCCTGCGGGTTTAAGGTTCCAAAGCTCACGAACCGCAGCCTCAAGCTGAGCCGAAGGCACCTTCGCCGTCCCAAAATCTTGCACTAAAATATTAGTGGGTTCAGCCACTCCAATGGCATAAGACAGTTGCACCAGAATACGATCTGCAAGCCCTGCGGCCACAATGTTTTTGGCTACATGTCTTGCCGCATAGGCGGCAGAACGGTCGACCTTAGAAGGGTCTTTCCCCGAAAAGGCCCCGCCACCGTGGGCTCCATGGCCACCGTAAGTGTCCACGATGATCTTTCGACCCGTTAAACCACAGTCCCCTGTTGGTCCACCAACTACAAAGCGCCCTGTGGGGTTAATAAAAAACTTAGTCTTACTGTCAATGTACTCAGAAGGAATCACCTGCTTGATCAACTGTTCGCGAACATATCCTTGAATGTCACCTTGGCTGACATCGGGAGAATGCTGGGTAGAGATCACAATGTTTTCAATACGACTGACTTTGCCCTCTTTGTACTCAACCGTGACTTGGCTTTTACTATCGGGCCTTAAGAAAGGCACCACACCCGCCTTACGATCTGCGGCCATCTGCTGCACTAATTTATGAGATAAAGCTATAGAAAGAGGCATAAGTTCTGGAGTTTCATTGACGGCATAGCCAAACATTAAACCTTGGTCCCCTGCTCCCATTTCTTTGCTGCTGCTTTCATCAACACCCATGGCGATGTCTGCACTTTGTTTGCCTACAGCGTTAATGATCGCACAGGCTTTATAATCAAAGCCGATGTCGCTGGAGTCGTACCCGATCTCCTTAATTGTGTTTCTGACTATGTCTTGAAAATTGATATTTGCGGAAGTGGTGATTTCTCCTGCCAACACAACCAGTCCCGTAGTCACTAGTGTTTCGCAGGCTACACGGCTTTTAGGGTCTTGCTCTAACAGGGCATCTAGGATGGAGTCACTGATCTGATCGCTGACCTTATCTGGATGCCCTTCTGATACGGATTCACTGGTGAATTGATAATTTTGGCTCATCGGCCGCCCTCCTTAATGCACTCGGGATATATTCCTAAAGTACACTTTGATAACAAATTATCAATAGGCGGGCAATACCATGAGCGGCTTTAGCCTGACTAAGCCGCTCTGCTAGATGCGTATCTTTTAAGACTTTCCTCTTTGGCCTTACGAGATTTCTGACGGCGCATTTTGCCCGATTTGAACTTCGTATGGCTTCTTTCCATTTGCTTTAAAACTTTTTCAAAGCTTTCATCAATGGCCTCAAAATAATCATCAGTGATGGCCTTAGCAATATACAAAACACCATCGCAATCGACTTGCAGGTTCACAATGCGTTCATGTTTTTGGTCCAAAAAAGTAACATTGACTTTAAAGGGCTTATGCGTTTCGAACCTCTTAAGCTTTTCTGCTTTTTTATTGGCATAATCCACCAAGTAGTTCGACCAGTTCCGATGTCTGAATGTATAGTTGACCCTCATACGACCTCCATTGATTTCTCTTCGGACCAATGTCTAGAATTCCCAAGCCCTTTTCTAACAGTAAAAAAATAAAAAACTTTAGAGAAAAGTCACTTCTTTTCTAAGCCCATTTACTTTTCTCTTTTTAAGACCCACATAAACGAATAAATCGCATTACCCCACCGAAGGCCACACACTCACTGCACTGTTAAGAAAATGTTGAAGTCCACACAAAGGGTTTGATTTTGAAACAAAAAACCCACCCTATTTTTGCGAAATACGAGCCAAGAAATCTTTCAAATACCAATGTAAATAGATATAAAAACATTTATGACCACCAAAACTGTTGCGCAAATCCACCTCCACACCTTAGCCT
It contains:
- the carB gene encoding carbamoyl-phosphate synthase large subunit; translation: MSSANAIPYKKILIIGSGPIVIGQACEFDYSGTQACKALTSLGVEVVLVNSNPATIMTDPDVASKVYIEPLKKKFLLKILEKEKPDAVIPTLGGQTALNLALELYEDGIFDRLNIKMLGANPDVIQAAEDREKFNDILVQVGASKAQSVMVSTFEQGLKDIEDFNFPVILRPNYTLGGAGGGVAYSLEEYKTKLANALHESPTSEVLVEQSLLGWYEYELEIMRDKNGTFVVICSIENIDPCGVHTGDSITVAPQQTLSDKEYQEMRDEAQKIVNAVGVETGGANIQFAVHPTTRERVVIEMNPRVSRSSALASKATGFPIAKIAALLAVGQTLEEIQNDITKTTPSCYEPALDYVVTKIPRFAFEKFTGSEDHLTTQMKSVGEVMGIGRTFKESFSKAYVSLEHGHMAEVEVEFVKEKVSYPNSERMDYLFEAFRRGHSVSELNEWTGIHPWFLEQLKEIVDFEEVIRGQKLTEDSLKRAKRLGFTDKSISKLVQIPVQDVKGLRKNWGITPSYLQVDTCAGEFASETPYFYSTYWSEKPQGLDVFLKSQKERIVIIGSGPNRIGQGIEFDYGCVRSVKALRALGYEVAMINSNPETVSTDYDTSDFLFFEPLDPESVIEVCEALNPKGFVCQLGGQTPIRLAPSLEQAGFQILGSSLHAIDLAEDRGQFVKIVEACNANIPKSGMAADVDEALKIVAKIGYPVMLRPSYVLGGRRMEIVESEVELQDYFSKYKKDIDVEHPCLIDQFLERALEIDVDLVRAKDWKVIGGVIEHIEAAGVHSGDSMGVMPPQRLKPETLKKIEELSLALADRLQVIGFLNLQLAVKDDEVYVLEANPRSSRTVPFVSKATRIPLVDIGMRAILGLPLTKTFNWQESLDKVVVKGVSFPFKKFPNADSILGPEMKSTGESMGVGTDYSEALLKAMISVGLTFPDSGEVFLSLRDKDKQELLPDIKKLVDMGYTLSATGGTADFIQSHGIECLKVKKVHEGRPHCVDRIRSGEVCLVINTTSGKQSIDASFSIRRSCIDYSIPCLTESDAAQAFLLALQNQKRGSFDVYPLQKGLQL
- the carA gene encoding glutamine-hydrolyzing carbamoyl-phosphate synthase small subunit, whose product is MSSKGYLVLETGDVFSGKWNGGTARAGEIVFNTSHSGYEEMATDPSYFSQILVASAPMQGNYGVDDEVWESSQVHIRGFVCLEIQNTSRENSWLKRLTHKQVPVLSEVDTRALILTLREKGTTWGAIVEAEDAQEALGKSKQLIEQARKKEKDWVNLVSVKEPTTFKGQNPQGPRIAVMDFGSKMNIIRELQQRCSEVCMFPSRTSAAEIMEWSPDGLMLTNGPGDPADVEHAPQTVRELVGKLPIFGICMGHQILSLALGFETFKLRFGHRGSNHPVKDLVLNKVYMTAQNHGYAVRMPECPLPNAADIKITHVNLNDNTVSGIKSESLKCLSVQFHPESHPGPNDAALLFDYFMKEMVRG
- the lepB gene encoding signal peptidase I; its protein translation is MTTETKAPSRVKMRPTFWQVLSKLILFVLLLFSVRWFFFEPFVVPSGSMFPNLYVGDYIVVRKVFTGVKIPFTQTWLLGPRLPQRGQIVVFKSKDGGPYFVKRLIGLPGDQITMLGDQIVKINDIEVIEYGEGPKWEETYKELFDPDGSDGLKLFSEEIEQVRYLTMSRARGQEELPTTTHIVLDGELFFMGDNRNHSSDSRQWGSVPVGNMVGPAWRILLSCEKMNPRMDFCDLSSLRWDRVFKKL
- the lepB gene encoding signal peptidase I; translated protein: MIQKMKDKKFWTEGLGSFVVAFAVALFFRWIFVEAYVIPSGSMLPSLLINDHIFVNKATYGVRIPFSKKWMVKFGGPERGEVAVFRNPENNLFYIKRVVGLPGDKVYYENGNLYVNDELVEKSVPEKHKSDWDWLKEKDFDHSNAGPMENYAHWEEHLGDYTYSVLLPKDAFEGEFGPYEVPPNHYFVMGDNRINSEDSRRMKEAFRYVPYENLIGKAMFVWLSCDKSFSLIRVCNPLTIRGTRFFHTVH
- the lepA gene encoding translation elongation factor 4 — encoded protein: MSKNIRNFSIIAHIDHGKSTLADGILQFTGALSNRELKDQYLDSMEIERERGITIKAQTVRLNYKALDGKEYIINLIDTPGHVDFSYEVSRSLAACEGALLVVDAAQGVEAQTLANVYLALDNDLEIIPVLNKIDLPAANPDVVKEQIEDVIGLDTSEAILASAKAKIGIQDILEAVVKKIPPPQTDDLAPLRALIFDSWFDAYQGVITLIRVVEGSIKKGDVIKFMANDLVSHEVLKLGVFTPHPVELQELTAGEVGFVICGLKDLRQVQVGDTITTSKKGATVALAGFKKAKPMVFSGIFPIETPQFKELEEALQKLALNDSSLTFETEKSAALGFGFRCGFLGLLHMEIVQERLEREFNLDLITTSPTVVYKVYETNGTMNEIENPSDLPDASRIERVEEPYVTLSVHTPSEYVGSIIKLCEDKRGIQQKMEYILADKVMIVYELPLNEMVFDFYDRLKSMTKGFASMEYELSEYKISDLSKMDILINGEPVDALSVIVHKSKAQARGRDLAKKLKEIIPRQQYQVAIQAAIGAKIIARETIGALRKDVTAKCYGGDISRKRKLLEKQKEGKKRMKQIGKVEIPQKAFLAVLKSDS
- the metK gene encoding methionine adenosyltransferase yields the protein MSQNYQFTSESVSEGHPDKVSDQISDSILDALLEQDPKSRVACETLVTTGLVVLAGEITTSANINFQDIVRNTIKEIGYDSSDIGFDYKACAIINAVGKQSADIAMGVDESSSKEMGAGDQGLMFGYAVNETPELMPLSIALSHKLVQQMAADRKAGVVPFLRPDSKSQVTVEYKEGKVSRIENIVISTQHSPDVSQGDIQGYVREQLIKQVIPSEYIDSKTKFFINPTGRFVVGGPTGDCGLTGRKIIVDTYGGHGAHGGGAFSGKDPSKVDRSAAYAARHVAKNIVAAGLADRILVQLSYAIGVAEPTNILVQDFGTAKVPSAQLEAAVRELWNLKPAGIIESFDLLKPIYKKTAAYGHFGRENEGFTWEKLDKVEALKSYV
- a CDS encoding HPF/RaiA family ribosome-associated protein, producing the protein MRVNYTFRHRNWSNYLVDYANKKAEKLKRFETHKPFKVNVTFLDQKHERIVNLQVDCDGVLYIAKAITDDYFEAIDESFEKVLKQMERSHTKFKSGKMRRQKSRKAKEESLKRYASSRAA